The following coding sequences lie in one Sinorhizobium fredii USDA 257 genomic window:
- a CDS encoding heme o synthase, which translates to MTLIDNHEAVGMEGAARLSEASARDYFELLKPRVMSLVVFTAFAGLVLAPGSINPVIGFIAILCIAIGAGASGALNMWYDADIDAVMSRTAKRPIPAGKILPQEALGFGLTLSAFSVIILGLAVNWLAAGLLAFTIFFYVVIYTIWLKRSTPQNIVIGGAAGAFPPMIGWACVTGGVSLESIVLFLIIFLWTPAHFWALALFKMRDYGAVGVPMMPNVCGEATTKRQILVYALLTALSGICPTLLGFASLGYGAVAAALGLGFIWYSLAVLRMPEGDLKMLPAKKLFAFSIAYLFAIFSALLVDYVVAHIWLNAGGII; encoded by the coding sequence ATGACGCTCATCGACAATCACGAGGCAGTCGGCATGGAAGGCGCAGCGCGCCTGTCCGAAGCCTCTGCGCGGGATTACTTCGAGCTCCTGAAGCCGCGCGTCATGTCGCTGGTCGTCTTCACGGCCTTTGCCGGGCTAGTGCTCGCGCCCGGCTCCATCAATCCCGTCATCGGCTTCATCGCCATTCTCTGCATCGCGATCGGCGCCGGCGCCTCCGGGGCGCTGAACATGTGGTATGACGCCGATATCGATGCGGTGATGAGCCGTACCGCCAAGCGTCCCATCCCCGCAGGCAAGATCCTGCCGCAGGAAGCGCTCGGCTTCGGACTCACCTTGTCGGCGTTCTCCGTGATCATCCTTGGGCTCGCCGTCAATTGGCTCGCAGCCGGATTGCTCGCCTTCACAATCTTCTTCTACGTGGTCATCTATACGATATGGCTGAAGCGCTCGACGCCGCAGAACATCGTCATCGGCGGCGCCGCGGGAGCTTTCCCGCCGATGATCGGCTGGGCCTGCGTGACCGGCGGAGTGTCGCTCGAAAGCATTGTGCTCTTCCTCATCATCTTCCTTTGGACGCCGGCCCACTTCTGGGCACTGGCGCTCTTCAAGATGCGTGACTACGGCGCCGTCGGCGTGCCGATGATGCCGAACGTCTGCGGCGAGGCGACGACCAAGCGGCAGATCCTGGTGTACGCGCTCCTGACCGCGCTGAGCGGCATCTGTCCCACCCTGCTCGGCTTTGCGAGCCTGGGATACGGAGCCGTTGCGGCTGCCCTTGGACTGGGTTTCATCTGGTATTCGCTTGCCGTGCTGCGCATGCCCGAAGGCGATCTCAAAATGCTGCCGGCGAAGAAACTCTTCGCCTTCTCGATCGCCTATCTCTTCGCGATCTTCTCGGCCCTGCTCGTGGATTACGTTGTCGCCCATATCTGGCTCAATGCCGGAGGTATCATCTAA
- a CDS encoding cytochrome c oxidase assembly protein: MTNTPQSPGKERANSVIVGGCLAFVAGMVGMAYAAVPLYDMFCRVTGYNGTTQRVEQASDVILDEKVKVTFDANVGPGLPWDFSPVQRDIDVRIGETVQVMYRAKNLSSKPTTGQATFNVTPMAAGAYFNKVQCFCFTETTLQPGEEMEMPVVFFVDPEIVKPVESKDIKTLTLSYTFYPREPSKPVAAVKDEEIENRL; the protein is encoded by the coding sequence ATGACGAACACCCCGCAATCACCCGGGAAGGAACGCGCCAACAGCGTCATCGTCGGCGGCTGCCTTGCCTTCGTCGCCGGCATGGTCGGCATGGCCTATGCGGCCGTTCCGCTCTACGACATGTTCTGCCGGGTGACTGGCTATAACGGCACGACGCAGCGCGTCGAACAGGCTTCGGACGTTATTCTCGACGAGAAGGTCAAGGTGACCTTCGACGCCAATGTCGGGCCGGGTCTGCCATGGGATTTCAGTCCGGTCCAGCGTGACATCGACGTCAGGATCGGCGAGACGGTGCAGGTCATGTACCGGGCGAAGAACCTTTCGTCGAAGCCGACGACCGGTCAAGCGACGTTCAATGTGACGCCGATGGCGGCGGGCGCCTATTTCAACAAGGTACAATGCTTCTGCTTCACCGAAACGACGCTTCAGCCGGGCGAGGAAATGGAGATGCCCGTCGTCTTTTTCGTCGATCCGGAGATCGTCAAGCCGGTCGAGAGCAAGGACATCAAGACACTGACGCTATCCTACACCTTCTATCCGCGCGAGCCGTCCAAACCGGTCGCTGCGGTGAAGGACGAGGAAATTGAGAATAGACTTTGA
- the ctaD gene encoding cytochrome c oxidase subunit I, with translation MAGTAVHHDHRHDHSDHGHADHAHKPLTFFQRWFLSTNHKDIGTLYLIFAIIAGIIGGTLSVFMRAELQEPGIQIFHGLAQMVYGFEGDAAIDGGKHMFNVFTTAHALIMIFFMVMPALIGGFANWMVPIMIGAPDMAFPRMNNISFWLIVPAFLLVLLSMFVEGPAGAYGAGGGWTIYPPFSTSGMPGPAMDLAILGLHIAGASSILGAINFITTILNMRAPGMTLHKMPLFAWSVLITAFLLLLSLPVLAGAITMLLTDRNFGTTFFAPEGGGDPILFQHLFWFFGHPEVYILILPGFGIVSHIISTFARKPIFGYLGMAYAMVAIGAVGFIVWAHHMYTVGMSLQTQRYFVFATMVIAVPTGVKIFSWIATMWGGSIRFTTPMVWAIGFIFLFTVGGVTGVQLANAGLDRALHDTYYVVAHFHYVLSLGAVFAIFAAWYYWFPKMSGYMYSEFLGKLHFWVMFVGVNLIFFPQHFLGLAGMPRRYIDYPDAFAGWNMVSSYGSYIAAVGVLIFLFGVAEAFAKKRVAGDNPWGEGANTLEWQLSSPPPFHQWEQLPRIK, from the coding sequence ATGGCTGGAACAGCCGTTCATCACGATCACCGCCATGATCATTCGGATCATGGCCACGCGGACCACGCGCACAAGCCGCTGACCTTCTTCCAGCGCTGGTTCCTGTCGACCAACCACAAGGACATCGGCACGCTCTATCTGATCTTCGCGATCATCGCCGGCATCATCGGCGGTACGCTGTCGGTCTTCATGCGCGCCGAACTTCAGGAGCCGGGCATCCAGATCTTCCACGGTCTGGCGCAGATGGTCTATGGCTTCGAGGGCGATGCTGCCATCGACGGCGGCAAGCACATGTTCAACGTCTTCACCACCGCCCATGCGCTGATCATGATCTTCTTCATGGTCATGCCGGCTTTGATCGGCGGCTTCGCCAACTGGATGGTGCCGATCATGATCGGCGCGCCGGACATGGCGTTCCCGCGCATGAACAACATATCGTTCTGGCTGATCGTGCCGGCCTTCCTGCTCGTGCTGCTTTCGATGTTCGTCGAAGGGCCGGCGGGTGCCTACGGTGCCGGCGGCGGCTGGACGATCTATCCGCCATTCTCGACGTCCGGCATGCCGGGACCGGCAATGGATCTGGCGATCCTCGGCCTGCACATCGCCGGTGCCTCGTCGATCCTCGGCGCGATCAACTTCATCACGACGATCCTCAACATGCGCGCTCCGGGCATGACACTGCATAAGATGCCGCTCTTTGCCTGGTCTGTTCTGATCACCGCCTTCCTGCTCCTGCTGTCGCTGCCGGTTCTGGCTGGTGCCATCACCATGCTCCTGACCGATCGCAACTTCGGCACGACGTTCTTCGCCCCCGAAGGCGGCGGCGATCCGATCCTGTTCCAGCACCTGTTCTGGTTCTTCGGTCATCCGGAAGTATACATCCTGATCCTGCCGGGCTTCGGCATCGTCAGCCACATCATCTCGACCTTCGCGCGCAAGCCGATTTTCGGCTATCTCGGCATGGCCTATGCCATGGTCGCGATTGGCGCCGTCGGCTTCATTGTGTGGGCGCACCACATGTATACGGTCGGCATGTCGCTTCAGACGCAGCGCTACTTCGTCTTCGCGACGATGGTCATCGCGGTTCCGACCGGCGTGAAGATCTTCTCCTGGATCGCAACAATGTGGGGCGGCTCGATCCGCTTCACCACTCCGATGGTCTGGGCGATCGGCTTCATCTTCCTCTTCACCGTCGGCGGCGTCACGGGCGTTCAGCTCGCAAACGCCGGCCTCGACCGTGCTCTGCACGACACCTACTACGTGGTTGCCCACTTCCACTACGTGTTGTCGCTCGGTGCCGTCTTTGCGATCTTCGCGGCCTGGTACTACTGGTTCCCAAAGATGAGCGGCTACATGTACTCCGAGTTCCTCGGCAAGCTGCATTTCTGGGTGATGTTCGTCGGCGTGAACCTCATCTTCTTCCCGCAGCACTTCCTGGGTCTTGCCGGCATGCCGCGCCGCTACATCGACTATCCGGATGCCTTTGCCGGCTGGAACATGGTATCGTCCTACGGCTCCTACATCGCCGCGGTCGGCGTGCTGATCTTCCTCTTCGGCGTCGCCGAGGCCTTCGCGAAGAAGCGCGTCGCGGGCGATAATCCGTGGGGTGAGGGCGCCAACACGCTGGAATGGCAGCTGTCTTCGCCGCCGCCGTTCCACCAGTGGGAACAGCTCCCGCGGATCAAGTGA